The proteins below come from a single Desulfuromonas acetoxidans DSM 684 genomic window:
- a CDS encoding pyridoxal phosphate-dependent aminotransferase, which produces MTQPFDFDQIVDRHGSDSLKWGIYPPEILPMWVADMDFTSPPEVLTALHQRIDHGVFGYALATQKVTDSVVNWLQQRYDWTIDPQWLVWLPGLVPALHAACLSYTEADQEVVTFSPVYPPFLSAPKTCQRPHRDIPLTRDHGRYTFDLQRFDDQLTDKSRLLLLCHPHNPVGRAFEKQELTALAEQCIKHNLIICSDEIHCDLVLNHTRHIPFACLSEEIAQRTVTLMSAAKTFNIAGLNCGFAIIPNPTLRRQFNHAAQGMIPHPNALGYTATQAAFTQAEPWRQALLEYLRGNRDYLLKEINQRLPMLTMEPVEATYLAWINVSALEDYRPAFFEQAGLGFSAGEPFGDNRFMRLNFGCPRSTLEEAMLRLEQAISPR; this is translated from the coding sequence ATGACTCAGCCTTTCGATTTTGACCAGATTGTCGACCGACACGGCAGCGACAGCCTCAAATGGGGGATTTATCCTCCAGAGATCCTGCCCATGTGGGTGGCTGACATGGACTTCACCTCTCCGCCCGAAGTGCTCACCGCCCTGCACCAGCGCATTGATCACGGGGTGTTCGGCTATGCCCTGGCCACGCAGAAGGTCACTGACAGCGTTGTTAACTGGCTACAACAACGCTACGACTGGACGATAGATCCACAGTGGCTGGTCTGGTTGCCCGGATTAGTGCCAGCCCTTCATGCGGCCTGCCTTTCCTACACCGAAGCCGATCAGGAAGTGGTCACCTTCTCCCCGGTCTATCCGCCGTTTCTCAGTGCGCCAAAGACCTGTCAGCGCCCTCACCGCGATATTCCGTTAACCCGCGACCACGGCCGTTATACTTTTGATCTGCAGCGCTTTGACGATCAACTTACAGACAAAAGCCGTCTGCTCCTGCTGTGTCACCCGCACAACCCTGTCGGTCGCGCCTTTGAGAAACAGGAACTCACAGCCTTGGCTGAACAGTGCATCAAGCATAATCTGATCATTTGCAGCGATGAAATCCACTGTGATCTGGTGCTCAATCACACTCGCCACATCCCATTTGCCTGCTTAAGTGAAGAGATTGCCCAGCGCACCGTGACCCTGATGTCGGCGGCAAAAACCTTCAACATTGCCGGGCTCAACTGCGGTTTTGCTATCATTCCCAACCCGACCCTGCGCCGCCAATTCAACCACGCTGCCCAGGGAATGATTCCCCACCCCAATGCTCTCGGTTATACGGCAACCCAGGCCGCTTTCACCCAAGCGGAACCCTGGCGACAAGCCTTGTTGGAGTATCTGCGCGGCAACCGTGATTATTTGCTCAAAGAGATCAACCAGCGACTGCCGATGCTGACGATGGAACCCGTGGAAGCCACCTATCTCGCCTGGATCAATGTCAGTGCATTAGAGGATTATCGCCCGGCATTTTTTGAACAGGCAGGACTGGGATTCTCCGCTGGAGAACCATTTGGTGACAACCGCTTTATGCGACTCAACTTTGGCTGTCCGCGATCCACTCTGGAAGAAGCCATGCTGCGACTGGAACAGGCCATTTCCCCACGCTGA
- the ovoA gene encoding 5-histidylcysteine sulfoxide synthase, with protein sequence MIERTNLDRPHDPALKSTTMPALTGDNAEEKRAELHAYFRKTYAIEEALYDTLRYNESFYHRADPLRHPLIFYYGHTPAFYINKLVVARLIHQRINPRFESIFAIGVDEMSWDDLDETHYDWPTASEVSTYRQQVKEQVEALITTLPLELPITWESPWWALVMGMEHQRIHLETSSVLIRQLPLDLLCEPSLWQSTADQGDAPKNTLRDVPGGEVTIGRSIDSPYYGWDCEYGAQSFSLKPFSVSQYLVSNGEYLTFVEQNGYHNQRWWSDEGWRWCQYQQATMPRFWRKTDEGYRLRTMLTERPMPWNWPVEVNYLEAKAFCSWKTAQSGQPIRLPSEAEWLHWHDQVNPGYSHAQATTPANINLNQAASSCPVDRFTRNGFGDVIGNVWQWTETAVDSLPGFRIHPYYDDFSTPTFDSLHNVIKGGSWISTGNEATREARYAFRRHFYQHAGFRYIASDQPLTEAAPSKESDPLIARLCHDHYGSKENNFMQQLAELAIAAVPQQNRKRALQVGCEAGRGTFELAHAFDEVIGIDLSANMIRRAVEMAENGHTGYQLIEEGELISHHEVTLEGVGLASVADKVSFLQADPCNLKPQYHGFDLIVVSQILERLYDPGKFLDSLSARLNPGGVVVIASSYDWDDQRTEPHNQIGGQRIDGEPVHGPQALAERLKVSFDLMDHHTLSRKLHRHRYSALWQLSDVTLWHKHKDA encoded by the coding sequence ATGATTGAGCGTACCAACCTTGACCGCCCTCACGACCCTGCCCTGAAATCAACTACCATGCCTGCGCTGACCGGTGATAATGCCGAAGAGAAACGTGCAGAACTTCACGCGTATTTTCGTAAAACGTATGCCATTGAAGAGGCTTTGTACGATACCTTGCGTTACAATGAGAGCTTTTACCATCGCGCCGATCCGTTACGCCATCCGCTGATCTTTTACTACGGCCACACTCCAGCGTTCTACATCAACAAACTGGTGGTCGCCCGCCTGATCCACCAGCGCATCAATCCGCGCTTTGAATCTATTTTTGCCATCGGTGTCGATGAGATGTCGTGGGATGATCTGGATGAAACCCATTACGACTGGCCAACAGCGTCTGAAGTGAGCACCTATCGCCAGCAGGTCAAAGAACAGGTTGAAGCACTCATCACCACCCTGCCCCTCGAATTACCCATCACCTGGGAAAGTCCCTGGTGGGCGCTGGTCATGGGTATGGAACATCAGCGCATTCACCTGGAGACGTCGTCGGTCTTGATCCGCCAACTGCCTCTGGACCTTTTGTGCGAGCCCTCCTTGTGGCAGAGTACCGCAGATCAGGGCGATGCCCCGAAAAACACTCTGCGTGACGTCCCTGGCGGTGAGGTCACGATCGGACGATCTATCGATTCACCCTATTACGGTTGGGACTGCGAATATGGCGCTCAATCGTTTTCGCTTAAACCGTTTTCTGTCAGTCAGTACCTGGTTAGTAATGGTGAATATCTCACCTTCGTCGAGCAAAACGGCTACCACAACCAACGTTGGTGGAGCGATGAAGGCTGGCGTTGGTGTCAGTATCAACAGGCCACCATGCCGCGCTTCTGGCGCAAGACAGATGAAGGTTACAGGTTGCGAACCATGCTTACAGAACGCCCGATGCCGTGGAATTGGCCGGTGGAAGTGAATTACCTCGAAGCCAAGGCATTCTGCAGTTGGAAGACAGCTCAGAGTGGTCAGCCTATACGCCTGCCCAGTGAAGCCGAGTGGCTGCATTGGCACGACCAGGTCAATCCGGGCTACAGCCATGCCCAAGCAACAACCCCGGCAAATATCAACCTCAACCAGGCTGCATCCAGTTGTCCGGTGGATCGTTTTACCCGCAACGGTTTCGGTGATGTCATCGGCAATGTCTGGCAATGGACGGAAACCGCGGTCGACAGTTTGCCCGGCTTTCGTATCCACCCCTATTATGATGACTTTTCCACTCCGACCTTTGACAGTCTGCACAATGTGATCAAGGGCGGGTCGTGGATCTCCACCGGCAACGAAGCCACCCGTGAGGCACGCTATGCCTTTCGGCGCCATTTTTATCAGCATGCCGGATTCCGCTATATCGCCTCGGATCAGCCCCTGACCGAAGCGGCACCGAGCAAGGAAAGCGATCCGCTCATAGCCCGACTGTGCCATGACCACTACGGCAGTAAAGAGAATAACTTCATGCAGCAACTGGCTGAGCTGGCCATCGCTGCAGTGCCGCAGCAGAACCGAAAACGCGCCCTGCAGGTGGGTTGTGAAGCTGGACGCGGCACCTTTGAACTGGCACACGCTTTTGATGAAGTGATCGGCATCGACCTGTCCGCCAATATGATCCGCCGTGCCGTGGAGATGGCTGAAAACGGTCACACCGGCTACCAACTGATTGAAGAGGGAGAACTGATCTCCCATCATGAAGTGACACTGGAGGGTGTAGGGCTGGCTTCCGTTGCTGACAAGGTTTCTTTTCTGCAGGCTGACCCGTGCAACCTCAAACCGCAATACCACGGCTTCGACCTGATTGTTGTCAGCCAGATTCTCGAACGCCTCTACGATCCGGGCAAGTTTCTCGACAGCCTGTCTGCACGCCTGAATCCGGGCGGTGTGGTGGTGATTGCCAGCAGCTACGATTGGGACGACCAGCGTACTGAACCACACAACCAAATAGGTGGACAACGTATTGACGGAGAACCGGTTCACGGGCCGCAGGCACTGGCCGAGCGCCTGAAAGTTTCTTTTGATCTCATGGATCACCACACTCTGAGCCGCAAGTTGCATCGCCACCGCTACAGTGCCTTGTGGCAACTAAGCGATGTAACCCTATGGCACAAACACAAGGACGCCTGA
- a CDS encoding cold-shock protein, with product MAEGTVKWFNDAKGFGFIEQDNGPDVFVHFSEIQGDGFKSLAEGERVTFEITDGQKGPQAANVVKQ from the coding sequence ATGGCAGAAGGTACAGTTAAGTGGTTTAACGACGCAAAAGGTTTTGGTTTTATCGAGCAGGACAACGGACCTGACGTGTTCGTTCATTTCTCAGAAATTCAGGGTGATGGCTTCAAATCTCTCGCAGAAGGTGAGCGGGTCACTTTCGAGATCACTGATGGCCAAAAAGGCCCCCAAGCCGCAAACGTTGTAAAGCAATAA
- a CDS encoding phospholipase A: MIRGLYISLFCCALFVSPCWAAGEPLSAFQADLLNAVQSGEYDDLTVGQLRELLEKHQVEACAPQCENLEEPLATGSVVDQRLTGEKLASRLPFSIIPHKRNYLLPVTYNTHVNSAPFEVDDEDMDRFEVKFQFSFKVPVWQNVIGDADLWAAYTNLSFWQAYNEPFSSPFRETNHEPELFLTIENDTKIFGLTNSLILIGLNHQSNGQGGTLSRSWNRLYLNFILDRQDFVLSFRPWYRFEEDRDDDDNPDIDKYLGYGEIKFGYKWDKHVFSVMLRNNLRQHDNKGAVQVDWTFPLTSQLKGYVQYFNGYGESLIDYNASSNRIGFGVVLSDLF; this comes from the coding sequence ATGATCAGAGGGCTGTATATCAGTCTTTTTTGCTGTGCGTTGTTTGTTTCGCCGTGCTGGGCCGCCGGTGAGCCCTTGTCAGCCTTTCAAGCGGATCTGCTCAATGCCGTTCAAAGTGGTGAGTATGATGACCTCACCGTGGGACAACTGCGCGAGCTTCTAGAGAAACACCAGGTGGAAGCCTGTGCTCCGCAATGTGAGAACCTCGAAGAACCTCTTGCTACGGGTTCAGTGGTGGATCAGCGCCTCACAGGTGAAAAACTGGCGTCGCGGCTGCCATTTTCAATCATTCCTCACAAACGCAATTACTTGTTGCCCGTGACGTACAACACCCATGTCAATTCAGCTCCCTTTGAGGTTGATGATGAGGATATGGATCGCTTTGAAGTCAAATTTCAATTCAGTTTCAAGGTGCCGGTTTGGCAAAATGTCATAGGTGATGCGGATTTGTGGGCGGCATATACCAATCTATCGTTCTGGCAGGCCTATAATGAGCCGTTTTCCAGTCCATTCCGCGAAACAAATCACGAACCGGAACTGTTTTTAACCATTGAAAACGATACTAAAATCTTTGGCTTGACCAATTCACTGATTTTGATCGGTCTTAACCATCAGTCCAATGGCCAAGGGGGGACACTGTCGCGTAGTTGGAACCGCCTCTATCTTAATTTCATTCTCGATCGCCAAGATTTTGTCCTCAGCTTCAGGCCCTGGTATCGCTTTGAAGAGGATCGCGACGATGACGACAATCCCGATATCGATAAATATCTCGGTTATGGGGAGATAAAATTCGGTTACAAATGGGACAAACACGTTTTTTCCGTGATGCTGCGTAACAATTTGCGTCAGCATGACAATAAGGGAGCTGTTCAGGTGGATTGGACATTTCCGCTGACGTCCCAGCTCAAAGGTTATGTTCAGTATTTTAACGGTTATGGAGAGAGCTTGATCGATTACAATGCGTCGTCCAACCGAATCGGCTTCGGAGTGGTGCTCAGCGATCTGTTCTGA
- a CDS encoding TAXI family TRAP transporter solute-binding subunit, producing the protein MNKKLMNLLWLVVAALLVLPAGSAFAAKKRLAFSGGPDGGTFQYFSNGMSTRLSKDLADVEVTNMASAGSVENIRRVNSGDADFGIAYSGDTYLARHGKLPKDPNNYANVHAIAYLYGAPAHLVVLEKSGITKVEDLKGKRVAVGGAGSGAAASAQRYFTSLGLWDQMNVEFIGYSKAASAMGDRLIDAMWVFAGFPNASVIQAAASNRVRVLSTVSAGEKAGFFTTFPFYTQVTIPAGTYSGVDYDVTTFQDSALWVANASLDPQLVYEATKDIFSPRSLAYLVKVKSTAKAMSVEGALSGVVTPVSQGAANFWKENGLTLTDAQKP; encoded by the coding sequence ATGAACAAAAAACTGATGAATTTGCTGTGGTTGGTTGTGGCGGCTTTGCTTGTACTGCCGGCGGGCAGTGCCTTTGCCGCCAAAAAACGTTTGGCGTTTTCCGGTGGACCGGACGGCGGTACATTTCAGTATTTTTCCAATGGCATGTCCACACGCCTGTCCAAAGACCTGGCTGATGTCGAAGTGACCAATATGGCTTCTGCCGGGTCTGTGGAAAATATCCGCCGGGTCAATTCTGGTGATGCGGATTTCGGCATTGCCTATTCCGGTGATACCTATCTGGCCCGTCACGGTAAGCTGCCAAAAGATCCTAACAATTATGCCAATGTTCACGCCATTGCCTATCTGTACGGTGCACCGGCTCATCTGGTCGTACTTGAAAAGAGTGGCATCACCAAAGTTGAAGATTTGAAAGGAAAACGTGTTGCTGTTGGCGGTGCCGGATCCGGTGCGGCGGCCTCGGCGCAACGTTATTTTACCTCGCTGGGGTTGTGGGATCAGATGAACGTCGAGTTTATCGGCTACAGTAAAGCCGCGTCCGCCATGGGCGACCGGCTGATTGACGCTATGTGGGTGTTTGCCGGTTTTCCCAATGCCTCGGTGATCCAGGCCGCTGCCAGTAATCGGGTGCGGGTTCTTTCCACGGTTTCAGCCGGAGAAAAAGCGGGATTCTTTACCACGTTTCCGTTTTACACTCAGGTGACTATTCCGGCAGGCACCTACAGCGGTGTCGATTATGATGTTACCACATTCCAGGATTCCGCTCTGTGGGTCGCCAATGCGTCACTCGATCCGCAACTGGTCTATGAAGCGACCAAGGATATTTTCTCGCCACGCTCACTGGCCTATTTGGTCAAGGTGAAGAGCACTGCCAAGGCCATGTCTGTTGAAGGTGCTCTGAGTGGTGTGGTCACGCCGGTCAGTCAAGGCGCTGCGAATTTCTGGAAGGAGAACGGCCTGACTCTCACGGATGCTCAAAAACCTTAA
- a CDS encoding FKBP-type peptidyl-prolyl cis-trans isomerase, translating to MKKAQKGDQVSFNFIVRLDDGSVIDSTYDEVECETDHEVDSGPMQLTIGDGTFFTQVEQALVDMTEGATKNVVVPAEDAFGAYDPDQVFSLQRDQIPMDFTPEEGDLLELSAEDSDQAEVVKVLAVGDDEITLDANHPYAGQRLNCEIALEKILS from the coding sequence ATGAAAAAGGCGCAAAAAGGTGATCAGGTTTCTTTTAATTTCATCGTCCGTCTGGACGATGGAAGTGTCATTGATTCCACCTATGATGAGGTGGAATGTGAAACCGATCACGAAGTTGATTCCGGGCCAATGCAACTGACCATTGGCGACGGTACATTTTTCACCCAGGTGGAACAGGCTCTTGTCGACATGACGGAAGGCGCAACAAAAAACGTTGTGGTCCCTGCTGAAGATGCTTTTGGTGCCTATGATCCGGATCAGGTTTTCTCCCTACAGCGTGACCAGATCCCCATGGACTTCACGCCTGAGGAGGGAGACCTTCTCGAACTCAGCGCGGAAGATAGCGATCAAGCTGAAGTGGTTAAGGTGTTGGCTGTGGGTGATGACGAAATCACTCTTGATGCCAACCATCCTTATGCCGGTCAGCGGCTGAATTGCGAAATCGCACTTGAAAAGATTCTGAGCTGA
- a CDS encoding PolC-type DNA polymerase III translates to MHTARTQQDLIVLDFETSGMAPQRGDRAIEVGAVKVNDGRIVDHFESLMNPGFRVSSFIEEFTGITNDELRRAPRCEEVMHQFSEFIGGAPLVAHNASFDQRFLKSEFARIGECKLLRFGCSMLVARRLYPEAPNHKLATLVAYKNLPSQGVFHRALADAEMTAHLWMEMEREVCQRCQVDTVPFEVLRGLGKVSPKKIADHLEKVLSFQSESLMLS, encoded by the coding sequence ATGCATACAGCACGGACACAACAGGATCTGATTGTCCTCGACTTTGAAACCAGTGGTATGGCACCACAACGAGGGGACCGGGCTATTGAGGTTGGCGCGGTTAAAGTTAATGATGGCCGCATTGTCGATCATTTCGAAAGTCTGATGAACCCGGGATTCAGAGTCAGTTCATTTATCGAAGAGTTTACCGGGATTACCAACGATGAGTTACGTCGTGCTCCACGCTGTGAAGAGGTGATGCATCAGTTCTCTGAATTTATTGGCGGTGCGCCTTTGGTTGCTCATAACGCCTCCTTTGATCAACGTTTTTTGAAAAGTGAGTTTGCCCGTATCGGTGAGTGCAAGCTGTTGCGTTTTGGCTGTAGTATGTTGGTGGCGCGGCGCCTTTATCCTGAGGCACCAAATCATAAACTAGCGACCTTGGTGGCTTATAAGAATCTTCCCAGTCAGGGAGTGTTTCACCGTGCTTTGGCGGATGCCGAAATGACAGCCCATCTATGGATGGAGATGGAGCGTGAAGTGTGCCAACGCTGTCAGGTTGACACGGTCCCTTTTGAGGTGTTGCGTGGTCTGGGTAAAGTTTCTCCGAAAAAAATTGCCGATCACCTGGAAAAGGTCCTGTCTTTTCAATCGGAATCACTTATGCTTTCATAA
- a CDS encoding SprT-like domain-containing protein: MTLYDFASRHDLWHHVEQAVVGLVSDTEAFLSRIQSVPIKASSATRSLGCYYSRGGEPHCIRLQFAQESDALHQTFLHEVAHLCDHLMAFQGKAYRGGHGKSWQEWARALQVSAQRCGHSPAVAKLHQQRLKVVAVCERCQEPIYRLRRLPARRQYRHARCGGRLRPV; encoded by the coding sequence ATGACTCTTTACGATTTTGCCAGCCGCCATGACCTATGGCATCACGTTGAACAGGCTGTTGTTGGATTGGTCTCCGATACTGAGGCGTTTTTGAGCCGAATCCAGAGCGTTCCGATAAAAGCCAGTTCCGCTACCCGTTCCTTGGGGTGTTATTACTCGCGTGGTGGCGAGCCTCACTGTATTCGGCTGCAATTTGCTCAGGAGAGTGATGCTCTTCACCAGACGTTTCTTCATGAAGTGGCCCATCTGTGTGATCATCTCATGGCTTTTCAGGGTAAGGCTTATCGTGGTGGTCATGGTAAATCCTGGCAAGAATGGGCCAGAGCTTTGCAAGTCTCAGCACAGAGGTGCGGCCATAGTCCTGCTGTTGCTAAGTTGCATCAGCAACGGCTTAAAGTTGTTGCCGTGTGTGAGCGGTGTCAGGAGCCGATTTATCGTTTGCGGCGGTTACCGGCACGACGTCAGTACCGTCATGCGCGGTGTGGTGGGCGGTTGCGTCCGGTGTGA
- a CDS encoding OmpA family protein: MRNTLRMCVVVAVMVYLAGCSQPMNRTQKGAGIGAATGALAGALIGQAAGGDTESTLIGAGVGAAVGAGTGAGIGYYMDQQEQAMRNALASVEGVKIDRDGNILYVTFRSDNQFDVGSFTLRAGAQQDVARLAAILTEYHKTTILVAGHTDSTGSEEYNLGLSERRAMAVRNILVASGVISTRITTVGFGESAPIADNSTEYGRQLNRRVALKITPI; this comes from the coding sequence ATGCGTAATACGCTCAGAATGTGTGTTGTGGTTGCGGTTATGGTTTATCTGGCAGGTTGTTCCCAACCAATGAACCGGACCCAGAAAGGCGCCGGCATTGGTGCCGCAACCGGCGCACTGGCCGGTGCTCTTATTGGTCAGGCCGCCGGTGGTGACACTGAATCAACCTTGATTGGTGCCGGGGTTGGCGCTGCTGTCGGTGCCGGTACCGGCGCCGGCATCGGTTATTATATGGATCAGCAGGAGCAGGCGATGCGTAACGCTCTGGCCTCTGTTGAGGGTGTGAAAATTGACCGAGACGGTAACATCCTTTATGTCACCTTCCGTTCCGACAACCAGTTTGATGTCGGTTCGTTTACCCTCAGAGCCGGTGCACAACAGGATGTCGCCCGTTTAGCGGCCATTCTGACGGAATACCATAAGACGACAATTCTGGTGGCCGGACATACTGACAGTACCGGCAGCGAAGAATATAATCTGGGCCTTTCCGAACGTCGTGCCATGGCGGTGCGCAACATTCTGGTTGCCAGTGGTGTCATATCGACCCGTATTACCACGGTGGGCTTTGGTGAAAGTGCTCCGATTGCCGACAATAGCACCGAATACGGCCGTCAACTCAACCGGCGTGTGGCTCTGAAGATCACCCCCATCTGA
- a CDS encoding AEC family transporter, translating to MFIDIVEIVLPVFLVIILGWFLRRIRLIDETFLFQVNRLVYYVCLPLLLFYKIATADFSRNFNGSVVFATMTCVVVGFAVSYAYAAWRSYPPMKLGTFAQGSFRGNLAYMGLAIVFNAHGDEGLTRASVLMGFLVPLYNLLAVSALLLPHRHSGQGKGWRFWSMQVIENPLILAACGGTAWSYFSWPLPIVIDRGLHIATGMTLPLALLSLGGAFSLNRLRGDLVCAGMAMGTKLLWMPLLAYLLLRYLGVSGLDLQVGVLLSAAPTAMATFIMAQQMKGDAELAGSIVVMTTAMSSLSYTLILFLLRSYA from the coding sequence ATGTTTATTGACATTGTTGAAATTGTCTTACCGGTTTTTCTGGTGATCATTCTTGGCTGGTTTTTGCGCCGGATTCGCTTGATTGATGAAACGTTTCTGTTTCAGGTCAATCGGCTGGTTTATTACGTCTGCCTGCCGTTGCTGTTGTTTTACAAAATCGCTACGGCTGATTTTAGCCGTAATTTCAATGGTTCGGTTGTTTTTGCCACCATGACCTGTGTGGTTGTCGGTTTTGCCGTGTCTTATGCCTATGCGGCCTGGCGCAGTTATCCACCGATGAAACTCGGCACCTTTGCCCAGGGGTCGTTTCGTGGAAACCTCGCCTACATGGGGTTGGCCATTGTCTTTAATGCCCACGGTGATGAAGGATTGACCCGTGCCAGTGTGCTGATGGGATTTTTGGTGCCGTTGTACAATCTTCTGGCGGTCTCCGCGTTGCTGTTGCCGCATCGTCACAGTGGTCAAGGGAAAGGCTGGCGATTCTGGTCGATGCAGGTGATTGAAAACCCGCTGATTCTGGCGGCCTGTGGCGGTACCGCCTGGAGTTATTTTTCCTGGCCGCTGCCCATTGTGATTGATCGTGGGCTCCATATTGCCACCGGCATGACCTTACCGCTGGCCTTGTTGTCACTGGGCGGTGCGTTTTCGCTCAACCGTTTGCGCGGAGATCTGGTGTGCGCCGGTATGGCCATGGGCACCAAACTGTTGTGGATGCCGTTGCTTGCGTATCTATTATTACGTTATCTGGGTGTTTCCGGTCTTGATTTGCAGGTTGGCGTGCTCTTGTCGGCTGCACCAACGGCCATGGCCACCTTTATCATGGCGCAACAGATGAAAGGGGATGCCGAACTGGCTGGTTCCATTGTGGTGATGACAACCGCCATGTCCTCGCTTAGCTATACGCTGATTCTTTTTTTATTACGCAGCTATGCGTGA
- a CDS encoding GNAT family N-acetyltransferase, with product MSIVPASANDWQDFNRLAEQQGWDVPHNELGFYPQSLNSYCYALKSADRVQGFVTAVLHGQTAWIGNLIIDPTFRGQGLGGYLFDYILQQLWKTGAASVWLTASNQGRPLYERRGFELIDEMVRLRVNGTGSENAIGSLCAAELETLYQIDCAAWGDSRTAMLSHLGRQGRLVQNNTQTALVQFDPLGGILGPWYVAEGGAFDGTSLVEEAQRCFTSETELVCDLRASSVSLAAFARLGKLTQGENVLMAVGDRSGCSLDSMIALASLGSMG from the coding sequence ATGAGCATTGTTCCGGCCTCGGCAAACGATTGGCAAGACTTCAACCGACTTGCAGAACAACAGGGGTGGGATGTTCCTCACAACGAGCTGGGCTTTTATCCGCAAAGTCTTAATAGCTACTGTTATGCTCTTAAGTCCGCTGATCGGGTTCAGGGATTTGTCACTGCTGTGCTTCATGGTCAAACAGCCTGGATTGGCAACCTTATTATAGATCCGACGTTTCGTGGTCAGGGGCTGGGCGGCTATCTGTTTGATTATATTCTCCAGCAATTGTGGAAGACAGGTGCCGCGAGTGTCTGGTTGACGGCCTCCAATCAGGGACGACCACTCTACGAACGGCGTGGATTTGAACTGATCGATGAGATGGTGCGTTTGCGTGTTAATGGCACCGGCAGTGAAAATGCCATTGGTTCTCTTTGTGCTGCGGAACTAGAAACTCTCTACCAGATCGATTGTGCGGCCTGGGGCGATTCACGTACTGCCATGTTGTCACATCTCGGGAGACAGGGGCGGTTGGTGCAGAACAATACACAGACCGCGCTTGTCCAGTTTGATCCACTGGGTGGAATCCTCGGTCCCTGGTATGTTGCCGAGGGGGGGGCATTCGACGGTACCAGCCTTGTTGAGGAGGCTCAGAGATGTTTTACCTCTGAAACTGAGTTGGTTTGCGATTTGCGCGCGTCGTCTGTTTCGCTTGCCGCGTTTGCCCGTCTTGGTAAACTGACGCAGGGCGAAAATGTCCTTATGGCTGTTGGTGATCGCAGTGGTTGTTCACTGGATTCCATGATTGCTCTGGCCAGTCTCGGCAGCATGGGCTGA